The genomic DNA TCAACACCGATCTTGTCATGATGGAAGGGAAAAAGATGTCTCGCTCTCTGGACAATTTCTTTTCCATGGAAGATATAGAGAAAAAAGGGTATAAGGGCAAGGATATCAGATATTTTCTGCTCAGTTCCCATTACAGAAAACCACTCAATTTCTCCTTTGGAGCACTTGATACGGCAAGAAATACTGTCCATAATTTAAATAACTTTATTCAGAGGCTCATCCGCTTTACACCTGGAAAAGGCTATCCTGATGTTGACCAGTTCATCTATGACGTGAAGCAGGGATTTGCCGAGGCGATGGATGATGATTTTAATATTTCCGGTGCTCTTGCCTCTATTTTTGAATTCGTCAAGAAGGTCAATCCTCCACTGGCCAAAGGTCAACTAAACAAAAAAGAGCGGGATAAAATACTTGAGGTAATGCAAGGAATAGATTCCGCATTAGGAATCATGGACTTTGAGGAAGAAACAATAAGCGACGATATCAAAAAGCTTTTGAAAGAAAGGGAAGAATTTAGGAGGGCCGGGAACTGGAAAGAATCCGACCGGATAAGAAAAGAGCTGGAAGAATTGGGTGTCGTTGTTATGGACACTCCCTTAAAAGAACTATGACCTACCTTATAGCCAGCAAAAATAAGTATAATATATACATGCCCAGAAGCAAACCACCTTTCCACCTTTCCAATCTGTAATTAATTCTCATCAATCCGAGCATAACAAACACCATAATCAGCATGGCCGGAAACATGAAGTGAATCAGTTTTGTTCCCACTGTAAGTGGATTAACAATTGCCGAGACACCCGCAACCCAGCAAACGTTCAATATGTCCGCTCCAAGAATATTACCTACCGCAATCCCTCCCTCACCCTTGCGAGCTGCGGTAATGCATGTTGCTACTTCCGGAATCGAGGTGCCAAATGCAACCATTCCAAGAGCTATAATCGCCTCTGGAACATTAAAGTAATCAGCAATAAAAACTGCCGAGGAAACAATAAAGCGACTCGCCACAAAGATGCCTATCAAGCCAAAGCAAAACATGAGAAATATTTTTGAGTTTGCCACTTCTTTCTCGTATGAGACAACTTCTTCATCTTTATGTTTTTTGATGAAAATCATGACAATGGCATAGACGGCAAACAGTCCCACTAATAACATTCCTTCCCCGCGATCGAGTGTTCCATCCCAGCACAGGGCGTAGGCAACAAGATCGACAACAATGAGAAAGACCGCAGTAATTTTGAAAATATTTCTTGTCACCAATATCGGACTCAGGGAAATGAGTACAGCCAGCGATAATGCAAGGCCATCATCACAAATAACCGATCCTATGGCATTCCCCAGTGCGATTTCCGGTTTTCCAAGAAATGCAGAGGTTGCCGATACCATCAATTCAGGTG from Syntrophales bacterium includes the following:
- a CDS encoding calcium/sodium antiporter: MQIANIYIAFLVLIISFTVLARAADWLVEGAVGLSCILRLPKILIGIIVVGVATTAPELMVSATSAFLGKPEIALGNAIGSVICDDGLALSLAVLISLSPILVTRNIFKITAVFLIVVDLVAYALCWDGTLDRGEGMLLVGLFAVYAIVMIFIKKHKDEEVVSYEKEVANSKIFLMFCFGLIGIFVASRFIVSSAVFIADYFNVPEAIIALGMVAFGTSIPEVATCITAARKGEGGIAVGNILGADILNVCWVAGVSAIVNPLTVGTKLIHFMFPAMLIMVFVMLGLMRINYRLERWKGGLLLGMYILYLFLLAIR